From a single Paenibacillus sp. FSL R5-0345 genomic region:
- a CDS encoding serine hydrolase domain-containing protein, whose product MEILDSHKINSEGLPRRVGEVIDRTLADKRLVGAVVKVAIDGELVYSCAAGLADREKNLLMQEDALFRLASVTKPIVSTAALVLVAQGRLRLDDRVDRWLPEFQPRLQNGEVATMTIRHLMTHTAGLSYRFFQEENGSYQQAGVSDGMDQPGITLEENLRRLASVPLLYTPGTEWRYSIATDVLGAVIAKVTETPLSEAIHALITKPLGMNDTGFIAVDLERLATSYTNDSPEPRPLLDSDSISFVEGTAGFLLAPGRALDDTAYPSGGAGMVGSAGDFLQLLETLRKGGAPLLPESLVQDMTSNQIGDLPMAFWPGRGFGLGITVLKDPAAADTPESPGTWRMGGTYGHSWFVDPKQRLSVVAFTNTALEGMSGQFTVDLCEAIYDN is encoded by the coding sequence TTGGAGATATTGGATTCACATAAAATTAATTCAGAGGGATTACCCCGTCGTGTCGGTGAGGTAATTGATCGTACACTTGCCGACAAGCGGTTAGTTGGTGCTGTTGTTAAAGTGGCGATAGATGGAGAACTGGTTTATAGCTGCGCTGCCGGTCTTGCCGACCGCGAAAAGAACCTGCTTATGCAAGAAGACGCCTTATTTCGGCTCGCTTCGGTTACTAAACCTATCGTTTCAACTGCTGCTCTAGTATTAGTGGCGCAAGGTCGCCTGCGGTTGGACGATCGTGTTGATCGTTGGCTTCCAGAATTCCAGCCACGTTTGCAGAACGGTGAGGTGGCCACAATGACGATCCGTCATTTGATGACACACACCGCAGGTCTGTCTTACCGTTTCTTTCAAGAAGAGAATGGCTCCTACCAACAAGCGGGAGTATCAGATGGCATGGATCAGCCCGGTATTACGTTGGAAGAGAACCTACGTCGGCTAGCCTCTGTCCCCCTCCTCTATACGCCAGGTACCGAGTGGAGATATTCCATCGCAACAGATGTGCTTGGAGCAGTAATTGCAAAGGTCACAGAGACACCACTCAGCGAGGCCATACATGCGCTCATTACAAAACCGTTGGGTATGAATGATACCGGATTTATTGCAGTCGATTTAGAACGGTTGGCCACTTCCTATACCAATGATAGTCCAGAGCCACGGCCTTTGCTTGATTCGGACAGCATTTCCTTCGTCGAGGGTACAGCAGGATTCTTGCTTGCACCTGGCCGAGCACTGGACGACACTGCCTATCCTTCAGGGGGAGCTGGTATGGTCGGCAGCGCCGGAGACTTTTTGCAACTACTAGAAACATTACGCAAAGGCGGAGCCCCTCTGCTGCCGGAATCTTTGGTTCAGGATATGACATCCAACCAGATCGGTGATCTGCCAATGGCCTTTTGGCCAGGCCGAGGCTTTGGCCTAGGCATTACGGTACTCAAGGACCCTGCAGCCGCAGACACTCCAGAATCCCCAGGGACATGGCGAATGGGCGGTACCTATGGTCATTCGTGGTTCGTCGATCCCAAGCAGCGGCTCAGTGTTGTCGCGTTCACCAATACCGCACTGGAAGGCATGTCAGGTCAGTTTACAGTTGACCTGTGTGAAGCTATATATGACAACTGA